ACGGCGGGTCGAACCGCCGGAGACGAATATGGATCTATTCGCCCCATGGCATCTGCTGATCATCCTGCTGATCATCCTGGTGATTTTTGGTCCGAGTAAGCTCGGCGATATCGGCGGCGCGCTCGGTAAAGGCATAAAGGACTTCAAACGCGCGATGAACGAGCCCGACGAGGCCAGCAAGCCGGCGGCAGCCAAAGCCGAAGAACCCAAGCCCAGCGATGTCAAACCCAGCTAGGCCTCAGACCGATACGCAGCTTCCCTAGACGACCCAGGGTTTGAAGGCTGCGCATCCCTTCGTCCGAAAAATCCGGAAGACTTCACCTACTTGCCCCAAGAGCGGTGCCGGGGCCAGATCCGACCCGATACCGATCAGAGCCCGGCGTCGTGACTTGGCTCCGAGCCCGGGCGCGTTGGCGCGGTTAAATTTGTGCGGGCTACCGGTAGTGGCGCATCAGGCCGACCACGACTCCGCGAATCATCAAATCTTTCGGATCGACGATGATCGGCTGCATCGAAGCGTTGGCGGGCTGCAGTCGCACTTTTCCATCCGCTTCACGATAGAACTTTTTCACGGTGGCCTCGTTTCCACCGACCAGCGCGATGACGGTTTCGCCGTTGTCAGCGAATTCGCGGGACTCCACGATGATGTAGTCGCCATCGCGTATGCCGTCATCGATCATCGACTCACCCTTGACCCGCAGGCAGAAGGTCTCGTCGCGCCGAATAAACTCTTCCGGCACGCTGATACTCTCATTGGTTTCGATGGCTTCGATTGGAACGCCGGCAGCGACCGTACCCTGGAGCTTGATAGCGTGAGCACCCACCCCCTTGGCCCGCGGCACTTCCAGCGCGCGACTGTGATTATGCTCGCGACGGATGGCACCCTTCTGTTCCAGGTTCCGAAGATGCTTGTGCACGGTAGCCAGCGACGAGAGCCCGAAGTGTTGGCCGATTTCCGCCAACGTCGGAGCATAACCGTGCTCACTGATATACTGTTCCAAATAGTCCACCATCTGCTTCTGGCGCTTGGTAAGTGTTGCCATCGATGGTCCTCCCC
This genomic stretch from Candidatus Binataceae bacterium harbors:
- the tatA gene encoding twin-arginine translocase TatA/TatE family subunit translates to MDLFAPWHLLIILLIILVIFGPSKLGDIGGALGKGIKDFKRAMNEPDEASKPAAAKAEEPKPSDVKPS
- the lexA gene encoding transcriptional repressor LexA, producing the protein MATLTKRQKQMVDYLEQYISEHGYAPTLAEIGQHFGLSSLATVHKHLRNLEQKGAIRREHNHSRALEVPRAKGVGAHAIKLQGTVAAGVPIEAIETNESISVPEEFIRRDETFCLRVKGESMIDDGIRDGDYIIVESREFADNGETVIALVGGNEATVKKFYREADGKVRLQPANASMQPIIVDPKDLMIRGVVVGLMRHYR